The Desmonostoc muscorum LEGE 12446 genome contains the following window.
AACTCAAAATTTTTGAGTCATTGACACAGACTTTACCACCTTCTAGCAAACTGCGATTAGATGCTAACGGTGGACTCAACTATGAAGAAGCTAACTTATGGCTGTGGACTTGCGACAATCTCAAAGCGAATAAAAAACTACCTCTAGAAATTGAATTTATCGAACAACCATTACCCGTTGAACAATTTCAGGGAATGTTGGAATTGAGTATGTGTTATGCAACTGCGATCGCTTTAGATGAATCTGTGGCCACACTAGGGCAACTCATTGCTTGTTATGAGCAAGGTTGGCGAGGAATTTTTGTGATTAAACCTGGGATAATTGGATCGCCATCTCGTCTGAGAAACTTTTGCCAACAACATGAAATTGATGCTGTTTTTTCATCAGTCTTTGAAACTGCGATCGCCAGACTTGCAGCACTCCAACTAGCAGCAGAATTATCCCGAAATAACAGGGCAGTTGGTTTTGGCATCGACCACTTTTTTGCACAAGAAGATACATGGCTTCAAAGTCTATGGAAAAACCTTTAGACTGTCTTAATAACCTAGCTGAAAATGATTG
Protein-coding sequences here:
- a CDS encoding o-succinylbenzoate synthase, which encodes GGDGGDRGDKFITSNSSLLIPNSSLPYSVLLPAGEAALSQWESLWQQGYRTFKWKIGVNAIADELKIFESLTQTLPPSSKLRLDANGGLNYEEANLWLWTCDNLKANKKLPLEIEFIEQPLPVEQFQGMLELSMCYATAIALDESVATLGQLIACYEQGWRGIFVIKPGIIGSPSRLRNFCQQHEIDAVFSSVFETAIARLAALQLAAELSRNNRAVGFGIDHFFAQEDTWLQSLWKNL